One region of Rhizoctonia solani chromosome 9, complete sequence genomic DNA includes:
- a CDS encoding nuclear pore complex protein, with translation MTSVSKSFADVLAHFKSRTGELKGQDVLDVVLEQDVGLANKLMQICAAEYEDNSIPEDEKEEWRVERDTWDLISRLYAERTITDDVSSALPTPHQLVQSNPYTPTSLLAKRTIQQHPLLRELFLVREWLHDTAPRQSQLPTSSSYRALTRHRVLHAKRGGGGSFVSTLDPDAQGALDPDDAASEKALARALLGLFRAGKFEDAKALCRAAGHDWQAAEIGGITAFKWDSILEKEEAEDGMDVVQSTEWVGNRRRKLWSDVCQRTAMNPKLSPEARAISAALSPARRTLPALLPQCRTWADHAWAHTSALIEERVGNVIESTGSWWQVEDEGIEIDHTADLEESTRVWEQDVKSVISGLKHASVEKGAGADHPLHWTQVYCILGDMSEVLSLVAERLSGGLDTMRKGWIRFFAHLCLFLTIIQQPVPVTASAVILEGYIRVLEAEDQRDLVALYVSALGDNAVDRYAAYLASLPDDLPYDQRADALKLARQHNLVVERVAVATADLIAKKAIKELPPLRGPLPTPADMNDEATPIELRLVKSVEWLLFNQETWETAIYQSNAVLRYMLGMGRMHAARLLVSSLPDALTGSSANGELLGYARFFSVWDAPSVLESIVAQNPGENGTKVEQREWEQQYKSVLDDYYEMAIELLRVYWLGLEYSDSNERKREKVEQMRIRQIYVPEIVLALHRELYNSRDIFPANLRKVLQLPNIIADSRYSIFRDFVSPDGNRMPEYLAGVREAGIAVLGAGVSDPVQAVSLKSYTKANVSAQHLLTLPLEEELGRMGASENIHVAVSAMRMLFQAKNTSFELEVKCQALSTDRELLSTRVTDLEARLRQLQGALTINTQNHSQPEIGQAEPYGSPELSYPSIPSEDDDPRTLRTKPTNREGYRSQDEVRNRFGPTSARSIRESAHTTTLNSDINSSHTSGLLSSPNCAQEKLALHRRVRGACPRQWYCAVTRPSVQTSYLSMSESASSFFLAQTFIRTMAGFGARN, from the exons ATGACATCGGTCTCGAAATCGTTTGCAGATGTTTTAGCACATTTCAAGTCTAGAACAGGAGAACTAAAGGGACAAGATGTATTGGATGTTGTGCTTGAGCAGGATGTGGGGCTGGCAAACAAGTTAATGCAGATTTGTGCGGCCGA GTATGAAGATAACTCAATCCCAGAGGATGAAAAAGAGGAGTGGAGAGTAGAAAGAGATACGTGGGATTTGATATCTCGTTTATACGC AGAACGAACAATCACAGACGATGTCTCTTCTGCTCTCCCTACGCCACACCAATTAGTCCAGTCTAACCCATACACACCGACTTCTCTTTTGGCCAAGCGAACAATCCAACAGCATCCCCTTCTTCGCGAACTCTTTCTCGTCAGGGAATGGCTCCATGATACTGCCCCCAGACAGTCTCAGCTTCCTACCTCATCATCTTATCGAGCGCTTACCCGTCACAGGGTTCTACACGCTAAGAGAGGAGGCGGAGGATCATTTGTTTCCACACTCGACCCAGATGCACAAGGCGCTTTAGATCCAGACGACGCAGCCTCCGAAAAGGCTCTCGCCAGGGCCTTGCTTGGTTTATTTAGGGCTGGCAAATTTGAGGATGCCAAAGCCTTGTGCAGAGCTGCAGGACACGATTGGCAAGCTGCCGAGATCGGAGGCATTACTGCATTCAAGTGGGATTCTATTC TGgaaaaggaagaagcagaggaCGGGATGGATGTTGTTCAGAGTACAGAATGGGTAGGGAATAGAAGACGAAAGCTTTGGTCTGATGTATGTCAGAGAACGGCGATGAAC CCCAAGCTATCCCCTGAAGCACGTGCTATATCAGCAGCACTCTCTCCAGCTCGCCGAACCCTTCCTGCTCTCCTTCCGCAATGTAGAACTTGGGCTGACCACGCATGGGCTCATACTAGTGCGCTGATCGAAGAACGCGTAGGGAATGTGATCGAGAGTACGGGTAGCTGGTGGCAAGTCGAAGACGAAGGCATCGAGATTGATCACA CGGCCGACTTGGAAGAGTCGACTCGAGTATGGGAACAAGATGTCAAGTCCGTGATTTCGGGCTTAAAACATGCGTCAGTAGAAAAGGGCGCTGGGGCCGATCACCCATTGCACTGGACTCAG GTGTACTGTATTCTTGGAGACATGTCGGAAGTTCTTTCACTCGTTGCGGAACGCTTGAGTGGCGGCCTAGACAC AATGCGTAAAGGCTGGATTCGGTTCTTTGCACACCTTTGCCTATTTTTGACTATTATTCAACAACCCGTACCTGTCACTGCGAGCGCAGTCATTCTTGAGGGGTATATTCGAGTTCTCGAG GCTGAAGACCAGCGAGACCTCGTTGCACTTTACGTCTCGGCACTAGGAGACAACGCTGTCGATCGTTATGCCGCTTACTTGGCGA GCTTACCGGACGACCTACCATACGACCAGCGCGCAGACGCACTCAAACTTGCCAGGCAGCATAACTTGGTGGTTGAGCGGGTGGCAGTTGCTACGGCTGATTTGATTGCTAAAAAAGCTATCAAG GAGCTGCCTCCATTGAGGGGCCCACTGCCTACTCCGGCGGATATGAACGATGAAGCAACACCGATCGAGTTGAGACTGGTCAAATCAGTCGAATGGTTGTTATTTAACCAAGAGACATGGGAGACGGCAATCTATCAAAGTAACGCAGTTCTGAGGTACATGCTTG GTATGGGTCGCATGCACGCAGCTAGACTACTCGTCTCTTCCCTCCCAGATGCCCTGACTGGCTCATCTGCCAACGGCGAACTCCTCGGCTACGCGCGCTTCTTCTCGGTCTGGGACGCACCATCCGTCCTCGAGTCCATCGTTGCTCAAAACCCAGGTGAAAATGGCACAAAGGTCGAACAGAGAGAGTGGGAGCAGCAGTACAAGTCCGTCTTGGATGATTATTACGAGATGGCGATTGAGTTATTGAGGGTTTATTGGTTAGGCTTGGAGTATAGTGATTCAA ACGAAAGAAAGAGGGAAAAGGTCGAGCAAATGAGAATTAGGCAGATTTATGTTCCCGAGATTGTGCTTGCTCTGCATAGAGAATTATACAATTCTCGAGACATCTTCCCAGC GAACCTCCGAAAAGTCCTCCAGTTACCAAACATAATCGCCGACTCGCGTTATAGTATTTTCCGAGACTTTGTAAGCCCTGATGGGAACCGGATGCCGGAGTACCTTGCGGGTGTGCGTGAGGCAGGGATCGCCGTATTGGGTGCCGGGGTATCAGATCCCGTGCAAGCTGTT TCTTTGAAAAGTTATACCAAGGCAAATGTAAGCGCTCAACACCTGTTGACTCTTCCCTTAGAAGAGGAATTGGGGCGAATGGGTGCGTCAGAG AACATCCACGTAGCTGTGAGCGCTATGCGCATGCTTTTCCAGGCCAAAAATACGTCATTTGAGTTGGAGGTAAAATGTCAAGCGTTATCAACGGATCGAGAGCTTTTGTCAACTCGCGTTACCGACCTCGAAGCTCGACTAAGGCAGCTACAAGGAGCGCTAACTATCAA CACCCAGAACCATTCACAACCGGAAATCGGCCAAGCCGAGCCGTACGGATCCCCCGAACTATCATACCCGTCTATTCCAT CCGAAGATGACGATCCCCGAACCTTGAGGACAAAGCCAACT AACAGAGAAGGATATAGAAGCCAGGATGAAGTAAGAAATCGCTTTGGCCCAACTTCAGCTAGAAGTATACGTGAATCCGCTCATACTACGACT TTGAATAGTGATATTAACTCGAGCCATACAAGCGGATTGCTATCGTCACCCAACTGCGCTCAAGAAAAG CTGGCCTTACATAGGCGTGTCCGGGGGGCGTGCCCACGGCAGTGGTATTGCGCAGTTACCAGGCCAAGTGTTCAAACGAGCTATCTATCGATGTCGGAGAGCGCATCAAGTTTCTTCCTGGCACAAACCTTCATTCGCACCATGGCTGGATTTGGTGCACGAAACTAG
- a CDS encoding The BTB (BR-C, ttk and bab)/POZ (Pox virus and Zinc finger) domain, whose product MASPAPRKHSKYYFEDGNIVFLTSDKTLFRLHKSILRLHSTFFDDMFKSAISPTKDEKGQDIPTDGSSDDNPIHLGGHSPATLHDSEMETMCQVLYDMPLTPASELKIDQAVALLRVAAKFQFESIQSRVIDRLDQAVISPAKRYAFAIDCLVDEWISRSYLDICTAVNSPSAELCAEFAQRAEISKLSSIMLLREDYRGKILIYIHGNQLHPYASSQSSPTSVCNSCLPGIKQLLLRILTTGGITDLDGSDPSELPSLHCRLLKGIQPKSNGQTTISICANCRPKEKAIVSQVLGLDDLKNEIRKVMHLP is encoded by the exons ATGGCATCTCCAGCACCCAGAAAGCACAGCAAGTACTACTTTGAAGATGGAAATATTGTATTTCTG ACCAGCGACAAGACTCTATTCCGCTTGCATAAATCAATCCTCCGGTTGCACTCCACGTTCTTCGATGATATGTTTAAGAGTGCAATTTCGCCAACCAAAGACGAGAAGGGACAAGATATTCCGACTGATGGATCTTCGGACGACAATCCAATCCATCTTGGCGGGCACTCCCCAGCCACATTACACGACTCTGAAATGGAGACCATGTGTCAGGTTTTATACGACAT GCCTCTCACCCCCGCATCAGAGCTCAAAATCGATCAAGCTGTGGCATTACTACGAGTCGCTGCCAAGTTTCAATTCGAATCCATCCAATCAAGAGTAATTGACAGACTCGACCAGGCTGTTATTTCACCAGCCAAGCGTTACGCATTCGCCATCGACTGTCTTGTCGATGAGTGGATCTCTCGGAGCTATCTTGATATATGCACCGCTGTGAACTCTCCTTCGGCCGAGCTGTGTGCAGAGTTTGCGCAACGTGCCGAAATAAGCAAACTATCAAGCATCATGCTACTTCGCGAGGACTACAGAGGAAAAATTTTGATCTACATCCACGGGAACCAACTCCACCCTTATGCTTCTAGTCAAAGTAGTCCTACATCGGTGTGCAACAGTTGcctccctggtatcaagcaGCTCCTGTTGCGAATACTGACCACGGGCGGGATCACCGACCTTGACGGTTCCGACCCATCTGAGCTGCCATCACTCCACTGTCGTTTGCTCAAAGGGATACAGCCAAAATCGAATGGACAAACGACTATATCGATTTGCGCCAACTGTCGGCCCAAAGAAAAGGCGATTGTGTCCCAAGTCTTGGGCCTTGATGATTTGAAAAATGAAATTAGGAAGGTTATGCATCTACCGTGA
- a CDS encoding polygalacturonase, which produces MRYSLALFTLPVALVAATPAGKRCTGTISSLDDVAAAEKCTTVNINAFTVPAGKTFAISALDGATINLVGDVKFGVANWAGPLFSVTGNNLIFNGNGHTFDGQGASYWDGQGGNGGVTKPHPMMKIKMSGTYSNVKVLNSPAHVYSVSNPAKLVMSKLTIDNSAGDKPNSKSGGKAAGHNTDGFDVSTNDLTIENSTIYNQDDCIAINKGSNIIFQGNTCSGGHGISIGSVSTDATVKDIQILNNNVVDSDQALRIKTKSDATNASVATVTYKGNTATGIKRFGVIVDQSYPSTLGTPGNNVVISGITFGAGNNIAVTSGAQRVAVDCGSKCTGTWDWSGLKVTGGTAGKIDNYKNIKAGSY; this is translated from the exons ATGCGTTACTCCCTTGCTCTTTTCACTCTCCCCGTCGCTTTGGTAGCTGCCACTCCCGCAGGAAAGCGATGCACTGGCACAATCTCATCTCTCGATGATGTCGCCGCTGCCGAGAAATGCACAACG GTAAACATCAATGCCTTCACCGTCCCAGCTGGAAAGACCTTTGCTATCTCTGCTCTTGACGGTGCGACCATCAACCTTGTCGGAGACGTCAAGTTTGGTGTCGCCAACTGGGCCGGTCCTCTTTTCTCTGTCACCGGAAACAACCTAATCT TTAACGGAAATGGACACACCTTCGACGGCCAAGGCGCCTCTTACTGGGACGGCCAAGGCGGAAACGGGGGTGTAACCAAACCTCACCCGATGATGAAGATTAAGATGTCGGGCACCTACTCGAACGTCAAGGTGCTCAACTCGCCCGCGCATGTATACAGCGTCAGCAACCCTGCCAAGCTGGTCATGTCCAAGCTCACAATCGACAACT CTGCCGGTGACAAACCCAACAGCAAGTCAGGCGGCAAGGCTGCTGGTCACAACAC CGATGGCTTCGACGTCTCGACCAATGACCTTACCATTGAAAATAGCACTATCTACAACCAAGACGATTGCATTGCCATCAACAAGGGCTCCAACATCATTTTCCAGGGAAACACTTGTTCTGGCGGCCACGGCATCTCCATCGGATCGGTCTCGACTGATGCTACTGTCAAAGACATCCAGATCCTGAACAACAATGTTGTCGACAGCGATCAGGCTCTCCGCATCAAGACCAAGTCCGATGCGACCAACGCCTCTGTGGCCACCGTTACATACAAGGGCAACACCGCAACTGGTATCAAACGGTTCGGTGTTATTGTTGATCAAAGCTACCCCTCTACTCTTGGTACCCCCGGAAACAATGTCGTGATTTCC GGTATCACATTCGGCGCCGGCAACAACATCGCTGTCACCTCTGGCGCTCAGCGTGTTGCCGTTGACTGCGGTTCTAAGTGCACTG GTACCTGGGACTGGTCAGGCCTAAAGGTCACTGGCGGCACGGCTGGCAAGATCGATAACTACAAGAACATCAAGGCTGGAAGCTACTAA